One genomic segment of Ancylobacter sp. IITR112 includes these proteins:
- a CDS encoding FUSC family protein, whose translation MAAGLALHQNYWVGYALLTCILGFTLDTGGTAAQRAVLFATAGLVVLAGAALGAGVAGHLWLTAMAVVAAAALYALVEAVHPSAAFAARFFCLATAIAALDVPFQPSDVVIIALFAAYAWLVSVGWDMATGLWRPSTAPTLAAILAHLRATRGEGALFAGIVAVAVALSFLTGRLLGLPHPHWAVFAVVIVLRDDTQSSRQMMRDLALGTVLGAGAAVLYGALFTSPAGLMVGLTLAALVRWPGQLLHGALGMAAMAAFIILLLQLVGTLMHIPIHAAADRIVDISLGCGLSLAALLVNARLRRWLGWQS comes from the coding sequence ATGGCCGCGGGGCTTGCGCTGCACCAAAATTACTGGGTCGGCTATGCGCTGCTCACCTGCATCCTCGGCTTCACGCTGGATACGGGCGGCACCGCCGCGCAGCGCGCGGTGCTTTTCGCCACCGCCGGCCTGGTGGTGCTTGCCGGCGCGGCGCTCGGCGCCGGTGTGGCCGGCCATCTCTGGCTCACCGCGATGGCGGTGGTGGCGGCCGCGGCGCTCTATGCGCTGGTGGAGGCGGTGCACCCGAGCGCGGCCTTCGCGGCCCGCTTCTTCTGCCTCGCCACAGCGATCGCCGCGCTCGACGTGCCATTTCAGCCGAGCGATGTCGTGATCATCGCCCTGTTCGCCGCCTATGCCTGGCTGGTGTCGGTAGGATGGGATATGGCGACCGGCCTGTGGCGGCCGTCAACAGCGCCGACTCTTGCCGCCATCCTTGCGCATCTGCGGGCAACGCGAGGCGAGGGCGCGCTGTTCGCCGGCATCGTGGCCGTGGCGGTGGCGCTCTCCTTCCTTACCGGGCGGCTGCTCGGCCTTCCGCATCCGCACTGGGCTGTGTTCGCGGTGGTGATCGTTCTGCGCGACGACACACAGTCCAGCCGCCAAATGATGCGCGATCTTGCCCTGGGGACGGTGCTCGGGGCGGGGGCAGCGGTTCTCTACGGCGCGCTCTTCACCTCGCCGGCGGGATTGATGGTCGGGCTCACCCTGGCGGCGCTGGTGCGCTGGCCCGGGCAGCTTCTGCACGGCGCGCTCGGCATGGCGGCGATGGCGGCGTTCATCATCCTGCTGCTGCAACTGGTGGGCACGCTAATGCACATCCCCATCCATGCCGCAGCCGACCGGATCGTCGATATCAGCCTCGGCTGCGGCTTGTCGCTGGCCGCGCTCCTGGTGAATGCGCGCCTGCGCCGCTGGCTCGGCTGGCAATCCTAG
- a CDS encoding chromosome segregation SMC family protein, with the protein MKFTRLRLTGFKTFVEPTEMLIEPGLTGIVGPNGCGKSNLVEAMRWVMGESSYKAMRAEGMDDVIFGGSTTRPARNTAEVVLVVDNGDRSAPAVFNDADMLEISRRIEREAGSSYRINGREARARDVQILFADASSGSRSPSMVRQGQIGEIVGAKPTARRRLLEEAAGVAGLHARRHEAEMRLRAAETNLTRLEDVIGQISGQLDALRRQSRQASRYRVLSADIRKAEAALLWLRWLEAEAGLSEASRALDLAVREVAARTLQQGEAARAAAVAAHGIPALREADAAAAAALQRLTLARGELEREEARAGARREELDRRLAQLSGDMERERALEQDAGEMLERLALEAEELAIAQEQAAQLEEEALARNGEAVARLTESERAFADATAANAEAAARRGALERALREAGERLSRLDRDVEQLAGQKRQLDANVDAARLEERRDRAEAAQEAFAAAETAAQEAENAHAAARAALDQARRPLSEAERAAQRLDTEARTLAKLLDVGTPRRWSPVLDFIEVERGFEAALGAALGDDLEAPSDSEAPVHWTLLPAAGDAPLPEGAEPLAAHVVAPRVLARRLQQIGVVDHRDGPRLAAQLKSGQRLVSREGDLWRWDGLVAAADAPTAAARRLAERNRLADIEAQLEGARAEVSRHRRALEASEAALRAAGARENAAREARRANLRAMEAARDELARAERAAAEHAARLAALGANLVRLQEDREIAAIALEEARADVAELPPPAAGEAQLVEIRARVARDRAVVAETRVRADALVREREQRVRRLSTIASERASWEARAGGTGERVAALQARVAEAMSERENLEDAPVRFAARRRALLDEIARAEAGRREAADRLASAESLQAEGDKLARATLDALAAAREESARAEARVEAARQRREVLAREMTEALEGPPETARDIAGFAPDTALPYLPDLEAELGRLRADRERLGAVNLRAEEELAEIETQQKGLTGERDDLTEAIKRLRQGIYSLNREARERLQASFNVVDGHFRQLFTTLFGGGEAQLVLTDSNDPLEAGLDIIAKPPGKKPQSLSLLSGGEQALTAMALIFAVFLTNPAPICVLDEVDAPLDDANVERFCNLLDEMRRLTETRFVTITHNPITMSRMNRLFGVTMAERGVSKLVSVDLATAERFLEAS; encoded by the coding sequence ATGAAATTCACCCGCCTGCGCCTCACCGGCTTCAAGACCTTCGTTGAGCCGACCGAAATGCTGATCGAGCCCGGCCTTACCGGCATTGTGGGCCCGAATGGCTGCGGCAAGTCGAATCTCGTCGAGGCGATGCGCTGGGTGATGGGCGAGAGCTCGTACAAGGCCATGCGCGCCGAGGGCATGGACGACGTTATCTTCGGCGGCTCCACTACGCGGCCCGCCCGCAACACCGCCGAAGTCGTACTGGTGGTCGACAATGGCGACCGCTCGGCGCCCGCCGTGTTCAACGACGCCGACATGCTGGAGATCTCCCGCCGCATCGAGCGCGAGGCGGGTTCTTCCTACCGTATCAACGGGCGCGAGGCGCGGGCGCGCGACGTGCAGATTCTGTTCGCCGATGCCTCCTCCGGCTCGCGTTCGCCCTCCATGGTGCGGCAGGGTCAGATTGGCGAGATCGTCGGCGCCAAGCCGACCGCGCGGCGCCGCCTGCTGGAGGAAGCCGCCGGCGTTGCCGGGCTGCATGCGCGCCGGCACGAGGCGGAGATGCGCCTGCGCGCGGCCGAGACCAATCTCACCCGTCTGGAAGACGTTATCGGCCAGATTTCCGGGCAATTGGACGCGTTGCGGCGGCAGTCGCGGCAGGCGTCGCGCTATCGTGTGCTCTCTGCCGACATCCGCAAGGCCGAGGCTGCGCTGCTCTGGCTGCGCTGGCTGGAAGCGGAGGCGGGGCTCAGCGAGGCGAGCCGGGCGCTTGACCTTGCGGTTCGGGAAGTCGCTGCCCGCACGCTGCAGCAGGGGGAAGCCGCCCGCGCCGCCGCTGTCGCCGCCCATGGCATTCCCGCCCTGCGCGAGGCCGATGCCGCCGCCGCTGCGGCGCTGCAGCGGCTGACCCTCGCCCGCGGCGAACTCGAGCGCGAGGAAGCCCGGGCCGGCGCCCGGCGCGAGGAACTCGACCGTCGCCTCGCTCAATTGTCGGGCGACATGGAGCGCGAGCGGGCGCTGGAACAGGATGCCGGCGAGATGCTGGAGCGCCTCGCCCTTGAGGCGGAGGAACTCGCCATCGCCCAGGAACAGGCGGCGCAACTGGAAGAAGAGGCGCTGGCGCGCAATGGCGAGGCCGTGGCCCGGCTCACCGAATCCGAGCGCGCCTTTGCCGATGCGACCGCTGCCAATGCTGAAGCGGCGGCGCGGCGCGGGGCGCTGGAACGCGCCCTGCGCGAGGCGGGGGAAAGGCTGTCGCGGCTCGACCGCGATGTCGAACAGCTCGCCGGCCAGAAGCGTCAGCTCGACGCCAATGTCGACGCCGCCCGCCTCGAAGAGCGGCGCGACCGCGCCGAGGCGGCGCAGGAGGCCTTCGCGGCGGCCGAGACGGCGGCGCAGGAGGCGGAGAACGCGCATGCCGCCGCCCGCGCCGCGCTCGACCAGGCCCGCCGCCCGCTGAGCGAGGCGGAGCGGGCGGCGCAGCGGCTCGACACCGAGGCCCGCACCCTCGCCAAGCTGCTCGATGTCGGCACGCCGCGCCGCTGGTCGCCGGTGCTCGACTTCATCGAGGTGGAGCGCGGCTTCGAGGCCGCGCTGGGCGCGGCGCTCGGCGATGATCTCGAGGCGCCCTCCGACAGCGAGGCCCCGGTTCACTGGACGCTGCTGCCCGCCGCCGGCGACGCGCCACTGCCGGAAGGCGCCGAGCCGCTCGCCGCCCATGTGGTGGCGCCGCGGGTGTTGGCGCGCCGGCTCCAGCAGATCGGCGTGGTCGACCACCGCGACGGGCCGCGTCTCGCCGCGCAACTGAAAAGCGGCCAGCGCCTCGTCTCCCGCGAAGGTGATCTCTGGCGCTGGGACGGCTTGGTTGCGGCCGCCGACGCGCCCACCGCTGCGGCCCGGCGTCTGGCGGAGCGCAACCGTCTCGCCGACATCGAAGCGCAGCTCGAAGGCGCCCGCGCCGAAGTGAGCCGCCATCGCCGCGCGCTCGAAGCCTCGGAGGCTGCGTTGCGCGCCGCCGGCGCCCGCGAGAATGCTGCCCGCGAGGCGCGTCGCGCCAACCTGAGAGCGATGGAGGCGGCGCGTGACGAACTCGCCCGCGCCGAGCGCGCCGCAGCCGAACACGCCGCCCGGCTCGCGGCGCTCGGGGCCAATCTCGTGCGCCTGCAGGAAGACCGCGAGATCGCGGCTATCGCGTTGGAAGAGGCCCGGGCGGATGTCGCCGAACTGCCGCCTCCTGCTGCGGGCGAGGCCCAACTCGTGGAAATCCGCGCCCGCGTCGCCCGGGACCGCGCCGTCGTGGCGGAAACCCGGGTCCGTGCGGATGCGCTCGTGCGCGAGCGCGAGCAGCGCGTGCGCCGCCTCTCCACCATCGCCTCGGAGCGGGCTTCCTGGGAAGCGCGGGCGGGCGGCACGGGCGAGCGTGTGGCCGCGCTGCAGGCGCGCGTCGCCGAGGCGATGAGCGAGCGCGAGAACCTTGAGGATGCGCCGGTCCGGTTCGCCGCCCGGCGGCGGGCGCTGCTCGATGAGATCGCCCGTGCCGAGGCGGGGCGCCGGGAGGCGGCCGACAGGCTGGCCAGTGCCGAATCGCTGCAGGCGGAAGGCGACAAGCTGGCCCGTGCAACGCTCGACGCTCTCGCCGCCGCCCGCGAGGAAAGCGCCCGTGCCGAGGCGCGAGTGGAGGCGGCCCGCCAGCGCCGCGAGGTTCTGGCGCGGGAAATGACCGAGGCGCTCGAGGGGCCGCCGGAGACGGCGCGCGACATTGCCGGCTTCGCGCCGGACACGGCCCTGCCGTATCTGCCCGACCTCGAAGCCGAACTGGGCCGGCTGCGCGCCGACCGCGAGCGGCTGGGCGCGGTGAATCTGCGCGCCGAGGAGGAACTGGCCGAGATCGAGACCCAGCAGAAGGGACTGACCGGCGAGCGCGACGACCTTACCGAGGCGATCAAGCGGCTGCGCCAGGGTATTTACAGCCTGAACCGCGAGGCGCGCGAGCGGCTGCAGGCCAGCTTCAACGTCGTCGACGGGCATTTCCGCCAGCTTTTCACCACGCTTTTCGGCGGTGGCGAGGCGCAGCTCGTGCTGACCGATTCGAACGACCCGCTGGAAGCCGGTCTCGACATCATCGCCAAGCCGCCGGGCAAGAAGCCGCAATCGCTCTCGCTGCTGTCCGGCGGCGAACAGGCGCTCACCGCGATGGCGCTGATCTTCGCTGTGTTCCTTACCAACCCGGCGCCGATCTGCGTTCTGGACGAAGTGGATGCGCCGCTCGACGACGCGAATGTAGAGCGCTTTTGCAATCTGCTCGACGAGATGCGCCGTCTCACCGAAACGCGCTTCGTCACCATCACCCACAACCCTATCACCATGAGCCGGATGAACCGGCTGTTCGGCGTCACGATGGCCGAGCGCGGGGTCTCCAAGCTGGTCTCCGTCGACCTTGCGACCGCAGAGCGCTTCCTCGAGGCGAGCTGA
- a CDS encoding AtpZ/AtpI family protein — MDDRDKTDGHSDSGRPDVSDAELSGRLRGLGSALDKVQAERQAEKKASAGADRTSSSAGMALAFRLGAEFVAGVLVGAGLGWAIDHFLGVAPWGMIVFILLGFGAGIVNMMRAAGEFGRKGPPQGGA, encoded by the coding sequence ATGGACGACCGAGACAAGACGGACGGCCATAGCGACTCGGGGCGGCCGGATGTTTCCGACGCCGAGCTTTCCGGCCGGTTGCGCGGGCTGGGCAGTGCGCTGGACAAGGTGCAGGCCGAGCGGCAAGCCGAAAAGAAAGCTTCCGCCGGCGCGGACAGGACATCCTCTTCGGCCGGCATGGCGCTGGCGTTTCGGCTCGGTGCCGAATTCGTTGCGGGTGTGCTGGTCGGCGCCGGTCTGGGCTGGGCGATTGATCATTTTCTCGGCGTCGCGCCGTGGGGAATGATCGTGTTCATTCTGCTGGGCTTCGGCGCCGGCATTGTGAACATGATGCGCGCGGCCGGAGAATTCGGTCGCAAGGGTCCGCCGCAAGGTGGCGCCTGA
- a CDS encoding F0F1 ATP synthase subunit A, whose amino-acid sequence MIDPIHQFQIHKIVELGQPGGIELAFTNSAAFMFGIVALVFFFLTFATRGRTLVPGRLQSMAELSYEFVASTVRGSAGNEGMKFFPLVFSLFIFVLTANMVGMIPYSFTVTSHLIVTAALALLVILTVIIYGFVRHGTHFLHLFVPSGVPAFLLPFMVVIEVISFLSRPISLSLRLFANMLAGHIAMKVFAGFIVMMTASGVVGWFGAVLPLFMVVALTALEFLVAALQAYVFAVLTCIYLNDALHPGH is encoded by the coding sequence GTGATCGATCCGATCCATCAGTTCCAGATCCACAAGATCGTGGAATTGGGGCAGCCTGGCGGCATCGAGCTCGCCTTCACCAATTCCGCCGCCTTCATGTTCGGCATTGTGGCGTTGGTGTTCTTCTTCCTCACCTTCGCCACACGCGGCCGCACCCTGGTGCCCGGCCGGCTGCAGTCGATGGCGGAACTGTCCTACGAATTCGTCGCCTCCACGGTGCGCGGCTCGGCGGGCAATGAGGGGATGAAGTTCTTCCCCCTCGTCTTCTCGCTCTTCATCTTCGTGCTGACCGCCAATATGGTGGGCATGATCCCCTACTCTTTTACCGTCACCAGTCATCTGATTGTCACCGCTGCGCTGGCGCTGCTCGTCATCCTTACGGTCATCATCTACGGCTTCGTGCGCCACGGCACCCATTTCCTCCATCTCTTCGTGCCGTCGGGTGTGCCGGCCTTCCTGCTGCCTTTCATGGTCGTGATCGAGGTCATCTCCTTCCTCTCCCGGCCCATCAGTCTCTCGCTGCGTCTCTTCGCCAACATGCTGGCCGGTCATATCGCAATGAAGGTGTTCGCCGGCTTCATCGTGATGATGACGGCGTCCGGCGTGGTGGGCTGGTTTGGCGCCGTGCTGCCGCTGTTCATGGTGGTCGCCCTGACGGCCCTCGAATTCCTGGTCGCCGCCCTGCAGGCCTATGTCTTCGCGGTGCTGACCTGCATCTATCTCAACGACGCGCTGCACCCGGGTCACTGA
- a CDS encoding F0F1 ATP synthase subunit C produces MEAEAAKFLGAGLATLGMGLAAIGVGTIFGNFLSGALRNPSAADGQFARAFIGAALAEGLGIFSLVVALVLLFVV; encoded by the coding sequence ATGGAAGCGGAAGCCGCCAAGTTCCTCGGCGCCGGTCTCGCCACGCTCGGCATGGGCCTCGCCGCCATCGGCGTCGGTACCATCTTCGGTAACTTCCTCTCGGGCGCCCTGCGCAACCCGTCGGCGGCTGACGGCCAGTTCGCCCGCGCCTTCATCGGCGCGGCGCTCGCCGAAGGTCTGGGCATCTTCTCGCTCGTCGTCGCCCTCGTCCTCCTCTTCGTGGTCTGA
- a CDS encoding F0F1 ATP synthase subunit B, with the protein MSEPNGPAGIIVAQAETGTLPAASGVEIAVPAAEAHGSNFPPFDVHTFPSQLLWLAIAFAALYLLMSRVALPRIATILEERHDRIADDIEEAGKLKAESEAAAEAYEKALASARNKAHGIATETRDTLAAEAEARRKALEAELNVRLAAAEVQIAATKTSAMANVRGIAVDAAGAIVNTLIGTTPASGAVEEAVDTAIKG; encoded by the coding sequence ATGTCCGAGCCCAACGGTCCGGCCGGTATCATCGTTGCCCAGGCGGAGACTGGCACGTTGCCGGCCGCAAGCGGTGTGGAGATTGCCGTGCCCGCAGCAGAAGCACACGGTAGCAACTTCCCTCCCTTTGATGTCCATACCTTTCCCTCGCAGCTTCTCTGGCTGGCGATTGCGTTTGCCGCGCTCTACCTGCTGATGAGCCGCGTGGCCCTGCCGCGCATCGCTACCATCCTCGAAGAGCGGCATGACCGCATCGCCGACGATATCGAGGAGGCCGGCAAGCTGAAGGCGGAGAGTGAAGCGGCTGCCGAGGCTTATGAGAAGGCGCTGGCCAGCGCCCGCAACAAGGCCCACGGCATCGCCACCGAAACGCGCGATACGCTCGCGGCCGAAGCCGAGGCGCGCCGCAAGGCTCTGGAAGCCGAGCTGAACGTCAGGCTCGCCGCGGCAGAAGTGCAGATCGCCGCCACCAAGACCTCGGCCATGGCCAATGTCCGCGGCATCGCCGTCGATGCGGCGGGCGCCATCGTCAATACGCTGATCGGCACCACGCCCGCGTCCGGCGCGGTCGAGGAGGCGGTCGACACCGCCATTAAGGGCTGA
- a CDS encoding ATP F0F1 synthase subunit B (Produces ATP from ADP in the presence of a proton gradient across the membrane. Subunit B is part of the membrane proton channel.), whose amino-acid sequence MGSDTFWVAVAFVIFFILVARAGAFSGMAAKLDARGARIRNELEEARRLKEEAQKLVAEYRRRQREAEEEAEAIITTAKAEAERLAAEAKQKLEDLIQRRTQMAEQKIAQAEAQAMADVKAAAADAAVKASEFLLAAQLTGNTADRVLDAAVAEVKSKLN is encoded by the coding sequence ATGGGTAGCGATACTTTCTGGGTCGCCGTCGCCTTCGTCATTTTCTTCATCCTGGTTGCCCGGGCGGGCGCCTTTTCCGGCATGGCCGCCAAGCTCGATGCGCGCGGCGCGCGCATCCGCAACGAGCTGGAGGAGGCGCGCCGGCTGAAGGAAGAGGCGCAGAAGCTCGTAGCCGAATATAGGCGCCGCCAGCGCGAGGCGGAGGAAGAGGCCGAGGCGATCATCACCACCGCCAAGGCCGAGGCCGAACGCCTTGCCGCTGAAGCCAAGCAGAAGCTGGAGGATCTCATCCAGCGCCGCACTCAGATGGCCGAGCAGAAGATCGCCCAGGCCGAGGCACAGGCGATGGCCGATGTGAAGGCCGCCGCCGCCGATGCCGCAGTGAAGGCCTCTGAGTTCCTGCTGGCAGCCCAACTCACCGGTAACACGGCTGATCGCGTGCTCGACGCGGCCGTCGCCGAGGTGAAGTCGAAGCTGAACTGA
- a CDS encoding carbonic anhydrase, translated as MCQECLNRHTLSRRSLLRGVTSATLSAGALLWTGQAGANSSPSAAPSPDQVMTELMAGNARHVGGVQTCTDFLANRAALAKGQHPVAIVLACADSRVAPEYVFDQAPGRLFIVRVAGNFVDEEGLASMEYAVEHLGVPVVIVLGHSSCGALTAAVQVEQQHVALPGHLPALVEHLRAPVRTALALKPADPVAAAIRQNVIYSMDRLATERSLVASAVDEGKVRIVGGVYDLATGQVALTGN; from the coding sequence ATGTGCCAGGAATGCCTCAATCGACATACCCTGTCGCGCCGCTCGCTGCTGCGCGGCGTGACCTCCGCCACGCTCTCCGCCGGCGCCCTGTTATGGACCGGGCAGGCCGGCGCGAACTCCAGCCCCTCCGCCGCGCCCTCGCCTGATCAGGTGATGACAGAGCTCATGGCCGGCAATGCCCGCCATGTCGGGGGCGTCCAGACCTGCACCGATTTTCTGGCCAACCGCGCGGCTCTCGCCAAGGGTCAGCATCCCGTGGCCATCGTGCTCGCCTGCGCCGATTCGCGCGTAGCCCCGGAATATGTGTTTGATCAGGCCCCCGGCCGGCTGTTCATTGTGCGCGTTGCCGGCAATTTCGTCGATGAGGAAGGTCTTGCCAGCATGGAATATGCCGTCGAGCATCTCGGCGTGCCGGTCGTCATCGTGCTTGGCCATTCGAGTTGCGGCGCCCTGACGGCCGCGGTCCAGGTGGAACAGCAGCATGTTGCGCTTCCCGGCCATTTGCCGGCGCTGGTGGAGCATCTGAGGGCGCCAGTGCGGACGGCGCTCGCGCTAAAGCCCGCCGATCCGGTGGCGGCGGCAATCCGGCAGAACGTCATCTACTCGATGGATCGGCTGGCTACCGAACGCTCGCTGGTTGCCAGCGCGGTGGATGAAGGCAAGGTGCGGATCGTCGGCGGGGTCTATGATCTTGCAACCGGCCAAGTCGCCCTGACCGGTAATTGA
- a CDS encoding cell wall hydrolase — MALALFLVGASSIGHQDIISRLTHQPGVAERARISILGEPVRLLKASTIAWPSRSALLAPAEIIAPPQTALGVDINRSTKADQLALKPLAPLDVDPFAVSGVGTPPSLFGAGTSTGASSGGTGTGTATMDAAGTGTDPLETEEPAALAMGSDSERYSASAGDPTGDPAQLEQENPSLGAVNGEASEPGEDALAASPGGSQGAEASGYTSDPSLPLYRQSAFIFGLGENALPPQPFLHMTALPGGDAGITEASKTADDSTRVALGPTPAERLGLAGKRRERAEKCLAEAVYFESRGEPRRGQVAVAQVVMNRVFSGYYPADICRAVYQNAHRRFACQFTFACDNVRDVVTEPALWDQAKDIASAMLDGRLWDEKVGRATHYHARSVRPNWIREMRKLDRIGEHTFYRPRRWTS, encoded by the coding sequence ATGGCACTGGCTCTCTTCCTCGTCGGCGCGTCGTCCATCGGCCATCAAGATATTATAAGCCGGCTAACACACCAGCCGGGGGTTGCCGAGCGGGCCCGCATCTCCATTCTCGGCGAACCGGTACGCCTGCTCAAGGCTTCGACCATCGCCTGGCCGTCCCGTTCCGCGCTGCTGGCGCCCGCTGAAATCATCGCCCCCCCTCAAACGGCCCTGGGGGTCGACATCAACCGCTCCACCAAGGCGGATCAGCTTGCGCTGAAGCCGCTGGCGCCATTGGATGTCGACCCCTTCGCCGTCTCCGGCGTTGGCACACCCCCGAGTCTCTTCGGTGCCGGCACGAGCACCGGCGCCTCGTCCGGCGGGACAGGAACCGGCACTGCAACGATGGACGCCGCCGGAACGGGTACCGACCCGCTGGAGACAGAGGAACCTGCCGCCTTGGCCATGGGCAGCGACAGCGAGCGTTACAGCGCGTCGGCGGGTGATCCGACCGGCGACCCGGCCCAACTGGAACAGGAGAACCCGTCGCTCGGAGCCGTCAATGGCGAGGCGAGTGAGCCGGGCGAAGACGCCCTGGCGGCATCGCCCGGGGGCAGCCAGGGGGCGGAAGCGAGCGGCTATACAAGCGACCCATCCCTGCCGCTCTATCGGCAGAGCGCTTTCATCTTCGGCCTCGGCGAGAACGCCCTCCCGCCCCAGCCCTTCCTGCATATGACCGCCCTGCCCGGTGGCGACGCCGGCATCACCGAAGCGTCGAAGACGGCGGACGACTCTACCCGCGTCGCGCTCGGCCCGACGCCCGCCGAGCGGCTGGGCCTTGCCGGCAAGCGGCGCGAGCGGGCGGAGAAATGCTTGGCCGAGGCCGTCTATTTCGAGAGCCGCGGTGAGCCCCGTCGCGGACAGGTGGCTGTGGCGCAGGTGGTGATGAACCGCGTCTTCTCTGGCTACTACCCGGCCGACATCTGCCGCGCCGTCTACCAGAACGCTCATCGGCGCTTCGCCTGCCAGTTCACCTTCGCCTGCGACAATGTGCGCGATGTGGTGACAGAGCCCGCGCTGTGGGATCAGGCCAAGGACATCGCCAGCGCCATGCTGGACGGCCGGCTCTGGGACGAAAAGGTCGGTCGCGCGACCCATTATCACGCCCGCTCGGTGCGGCCGAACTGGATTCGCGAGATGCGCAAGCTCGACCGGATCGGTGAGCATACCTTCTACCGCCCCCGTCGCTGGACCAGTTGA
- a CDS encoding L-threonylcarbamoyladenylate synthase translates to MRATRLVTADAAGIAEAARRLRDGGLVALPTETVYGLACDATDPRAVASLYAAKGRPSFNPLIAHVPDLSAARRVGMFPPAAETLAGRFWPGPLTLVVPAREEATSELARAGLASVAIRVPAHPVARAVLAAAGRPIAAPSANRSGHVSPTTAAHVQADLDGRIDLILDAGPCTVGVESTILDCTGAAPVLLRPGGLTREAIEAVLGAPLAAFVAVSPDKEAAPLAPGMLASHYAPSVPVRLNARTVNAGEALLTFAGARPPGSAAAAGVRDLSPSGDLVEAAAHLFAFLRELDHAGAEGIAVVPLPRHGLGEAIADRLRRAAAPRSADRSPDLTFRH, encoded by the coding sequence ATGCGGGCGACGCGCCTCGTGACAGCCGACGCTGCCGGCATCGCCGAGGCGGCGCGGCGGCTGCGCGACGGCGGGCTGGTGGCGCTGCCGACCGAAACCGTCTACGGCCTTGCTTGCGACGCTACCGATCCGCGTGCTGTCGCCAGCCTCTACGCCGCCAAGGGCCGGCCGAGCTTCAACCCGCTCATCGCCCATGTGCCGGATCTCTCCGCCGCACGGCGCGTGGGAATGTTTCCGCCAGCCGCCGAGACATTGGCCGGCCGCTTCTGGCCTGGGCCGCTGACGCTGGTCGTGCCGGCGCGGGAGGAGGCCACCAGTGAACTCGCCCGCGCCGGCCTCGCCAGCGTCGCCATTCGCGTGCCGGCTCACCCGGTGGCTCGGGCGGTGCTGGCCGCCGCGGGGCGCCCCATCGCAGCCCCCAGCGCCAACCGTTCCGGCCATGTCTCGCCGACGACCGCGGCCCATGTCCAGGCCGACCTCGACGGACGCATCGACCTGATCCTCGACGCCGGCCCCTGCACGGTCGGCGTGGAATCCACCATTCTCGACTGCACGGGCGCCGCGCCGGTGCTGCTACGGCCGGGCGGGCTGACCCGCGAGGCGATTGAGGCGGTGCTCGGAGCGCCCCTTGCCGCCTTCGTCGCGGTTTCACCTGATAAAGAGGCGGCGCCTCTGGCGCCCGGCATGCTGGCCTCCCATTACGCCCCCTCCGTGCCAGTGCGGTTAAATGCCCGCACGGTGAATGCCGGCGAGGCCCTGCTGACCTTTGCCGGCGCCCGCCCCCCCGGCAGCGCAGCGGCGGCGGGGGTGCGCGATCTCAGCCCGTCCGGCGATCTTGTGGAGGCTGCTGCCCATCTGTTCGCCTTCCTGCGCGAACTCGATCATGCAGGCGCCGAGGGCATTGCCGTGGTGCCGCTGCCCCGGCACGGGCTGGGCGAAGCCATTGCCGACCGCCTGCGCCGAGCGGCCGCGCCCCGTTCGGCTGACCGATCGCCCGACCTGACGTTCCGGCATTAA